CAGCAGATGGGTGTCGCTGAGGTGGAGGATCACGCGCCGCGCGGGCGCGTGCTGACCGAACTGCACGGATGCCATGGCCTCAGCCTAGGAGAGGCCTCCGACACGCGGCCGGCGTCCGGACCGTCAGTGATTGAACAGGATGAGGAGCAGGGCGCCCAGGACTGCTGCCGCGCACACGCCGAAGCACACGTAGGCGCCCACCAGCGCGAGGCGCTTCTGCCCGTCGCTGAGCGGATTGCGCGCCGCTGCTTTGGCCGCCGCCTTCTCGGCACGGCGGCGCTGCTTGTCGGTGAGCACGGTGATGGCATCCGTGAATTCGGCGGGCGCGACCAGGGGCGGGCGACCACCGCGCACGAGCAGACGAAGTCCGAGGGCGTAGAAGGTCACCACGATCGCGGCGCCGATGATCGCGGCGATGAAGACGTGGAGGAAGGCTTCCCAGTCGATGGTCACGCGTCGTCCTTCCCGGAGCGCTCGAGACGGCGTTGGCGACGCGTCGGGCCGGGCTTGCGCGGAACCTTGACGGCGGCGCCCGAGTCGGCGACCTCGCTCATCGCGTTGGCCGAGGTGACCGAATCGCGGCGCGAGCGGAGGAAGAGCCCGAGGATGATCACGACGGCGATCACCGCGTCGACCGCGACGCCCCAGCCGCCCAGCCAGACGACGATGAGGGCGGCGGCGGCGCCGACGGCACCCGCGGCGGGGAGGGTCAGCACCCAGCCGATCATGATCCGGCCGACCGTGTTCCAGCGGACCGTGGATCCGCGGCGTCCGAGGCCCGAGCCGATGACGGAGCCGGACGCGACCTGCGTGGTCGAGAGGGCGAAGCCGAGGGCACTGGATGCCAGGATCGTGGCCGCCGTCGACGTCTCGGCCGAGAAGCCCTGGGCCGGCTTGACGTCGGTCAGACCTTTGCCGAGGGTGCGGATGATGCGCCAGCCGCCCATGTAGGTGCCGAGCGCGATGGTGATCGCGCACGCGAGGACCACCCAGATGTGCGGATCCGGATCGGATGCCGACTGCCAGCCGACCGTGATCAACGCGAGGGTGATGACGCCCATCGTCTTCTGTGCGTCGTTGGTGCCGTGCGCGAGCGCGACGAGCGAGGAGGTGAAGATCTGCCCCCAGCGGAACCCGTCGCGACCGTCGGCCTTCGTGTCGTATCGGCGCGTGATGCCGTAGGCGATCTTGGTGACCGTGAACGCGATGATCCCCGCCGTCAGCGGCGCGATCAGGGCGGGGAGGATGACCTTGCTGAGCACGACGCCGGTGTCGATCGCCGAGACGCCGACACCCACGAGGGTCGCCCCGATCAGACCGCCGAACAGCGCGTGCGACGAGCTGGAGGGAAGGCCGAGCAACCAGGTGAGCATGTTCCACGTGATCGCGCCGATCAAGCCGGCGAAGATGATCGGCGGGAAGATGTCGGGCGACAGCTGATCCTCGCGGATCATGCCGCCGGAGATCGTCTTCGCGACCTCGGTCGACAGGAAGGCCCCGACGAGGTTCAGACAGGCCGCGAGGAGGACGGCGACCTTCGGCTTCAGCGCGCCGGTGGCGATGGGCGTGGCCATCGCGTTCGCGGTGTCGTGGAATCCGTTGGTGAAATCGAAGAACAGTGCCAGGCCGATGACCAGCACGATGACGAGGGCTGCGCTCTCCACCGTTCGCTTTCCGTGAGGAGGAAGAAGGGATGCCGACGGGATCGGCGCGACGAACGAAGAGTTCACCTGGAGTTCGACACCCGTTCACCGAGGTCGCGTGGAAATCATGTCATCGGCGGCCACGGCGGTCAAACCGGACGGCCCGAGGCCGCGGCATCCGCAGGTTCTTCCCGGCTGGGGAACGTCCAGGCTGACGGCCCGTGCAGCCGACTAGCGTGGAGGGGTGACCGATATCGACGTTTCGTCCGTTCCGCCCGTCGCCGCCCGCCGTCCCGTCGCCCGCTCGCACCATGGTGACACGTTCGACGATCCCTACGAGTGGTTGCGCGCGAAGGACGACGCCGAGGTCGTCGCACACCTCGAGGCCGAGAACGCCTACACGGACGCACGCACCGCGCATCTGGCATCCCTCCGCGACGAGATCTTCGGCGAGATCAAGGGGCGCACGCTCGAGACCGACCTGTCCGTCCCCGTGCGTCGGGGCGAGTGGTGGTACTACGGGCGCACCGTGGCCGGCGCCCAGTACGGCATCCAGTGCCGCGCTCCCCTGAGCTCGCCCGACGACTGGACCCCGCCCGCTCTCTCGCCCGACGAGCCCGTGCCCGGCGAGCAGGTGCTGTTCGACGGCAACGTCGAGGCCGAAGGCACCGACTTCTTCTCGCTCGGCAGCTTCGAGATCTCGAACGACGGGACGCGCATGCTGTACGGCATCGACGTCGCCGGCGACGAGCGGTACACCGTGCGGGTGCGTGATCTGACGACGGGCGAGACGCTCCCCGACGAGATCCCCGGCACCTTCTCGGGAGCGACGTTCTCGCCCGACGGACGTTTCATCGTCTACACCACCGTCGACGATGCGTGGCGGCCCGACACCGTCTGGCTGCACGAGATCGGTACGGCGGTGGATGCCGACGAGAAGCTGTTCCACGAGCCCGACGAGCGGTACTGGGTCGGTGCCGACTTCACCCGCAGCGACCGGTACCTCGTCATCGGCGTCGGGTCGTCCATCACGTCGGAGGACCGCCTGATCGACGCCGACGACCTGCGCGGCGAGGCGCGCATCGTCTGGCCGCGGCGCGAAGGCGTCGAGTACTCCGTCGATCACGCGGTCGTCGATGGCGAGGACGTGCTGTACATCCTCCACAACGACGACGCGCTCGATTTCGAGCTCGTCCGGGTCTCGGCATCCGATCCCGAAGGCTCGCGCGAGATCGTGGTTCCGCATCGCGGGGGCCAGCGCCTGCTCGGCGTCGACACCTTCCGTGACTGGGGCATCATCGCGTACCGGCGCGACGGGCTCGCCCGCCTCGCGATGCTCTCGTACGCCGACGGAGCGGTCGACGAGATCACGTTCGACGAGCCGCTCTACAGCGTCGGGACCGGGGGCAACCCCGAGTGGGCGCCGCCCGTCCTTCGGGTGGGCTACGGCTCGTTCGTCACCCCCGGGACGGTGTACGACTACGTCATCGAGACCGGCGAGCTGCTCCTGCGGAAGCGTCAGCCGGTCCTCGGCGACTTCGACCCGGCGGACTACGGCCAGGCGCGTGTCTGGGCCCCCGCCGAGGACGGCACGCAGGTGCCCGTGTCGCTCGTCTGGAAGCGCTCGTTCGGCGAGCCCGGCTCCTCGCCGCGGCCGGTGCACCTCTACGGGTACGGCTCGTACGAGCACTCGATCGAGCCGGGGTTCTCGGTGCCGCGTCTGTCGCTCCTCGACCGCGGCGTGATCTTCGCCGTCGCGCACGTGCGCGGCGGGGGCGAGATGGGTCGCCAGTGGTACGAGGACGGCAAGCTCCTCGCCAAGCGCAACACGTTCACCGACTTCGTCGCCGCGGGGCGCCACCTGGTGGCCGAGGGGTACACGACCCCCGACCGCATCGTCGCCGAGGGCGGCAGCGCCGGCGGGCTGCTCATGGGCGCCGTGGCGAACCTCGCGCCCGAGCTGTTCGCCGGGATCCTCGCGGACGTGCCGTTCGTCGACGCGCTGACCACGATCCTCGACCCCTCCCTGCCGCTGACGGTGATCGAGTGGGACGAGTGGGGCGACCCGCTGCACAACGCCGACGTGTACGCGTACATGAAGTCGTACTCGCCGTACGAGAACGTGCGCTCGGGGGTGGAGTACCCGCGGATCCTCGCGGTCACGTCGTTGAACGACACCCGCGTGCTCTATGTCGAGCCGGCCAAGTGGGTGCAGCGCCTGCGCGAGGTCGGCGCCGACGCCCTGCTGAAGTGCGAGATGGTCGCCGGACACGGCGGCGTCAGCGGCCGTTACAACGCGTGGCGCGAGCGCGCGTTCGAGCTCGCGTGGCTGCTGGATGTGCTGGGGGTGGCGGAGTAGGTCGGGCCGCGGCCGCGGCCGCGGCCGCGGTCGCGGTCGTGTCGCGGTCGCGGTCGTGTCGCGGTCGCGGTCGTGTCGCGGTCGCGGTCCCGGCTGGGGACGTGATCGCGGCTGGGGCTGGCGGCTGGGGCTGCGACCGCGGCTGGCGGCCGCCATGTCCCACTTATGTCGGTGTATGTCCCAGTCATGGCCGGTTGGAGGCGCCTTAACCAGCCATAAGTGGGACGAGGTGTCACTGGCCGGGACGCCATCCTGCTCTGAGCAATGCGGCGCGCGCGAGACCGACGGCGGCGGCACCGTCACCGCGGAAGTGGTGGTTCAGGATGCGCACATGGTCCCAGCCCGCGTCCCGGATCGCCGCCCAGCGATCAGCGTCGCGAGCGAATTGCCGCGGGTCCTCGGCGTGCACCCGCCCGTCGTACTCGACGGCGACGCGCCACTTCTCGAAGGCGAGGTCGACCTCCGCGATGAAATCCCCGCGCACCGAGAAGATGTCGATGTTCACGTCCGGTTCCGGCAATCCGTGGCGCACGAGGAGCAGGCGCAGACGAGTCTCCCGAGGTGACCTCACGCCCGGGCGGGCGAGGGCGAGCGCCCGCCGCAGGACACCGCCCCTGACATCGCCCATGAGAGAGATCTCGGCATCCAGGTCCGCGACGCAGGCGATTGGCTGTCGGCCTGCCAGGAGCGCGTCGGCCCCCGCGACCAAGTCGTCGAGAGGCCACAACCGACCGCACTGTCGCCACGCGCGCACGGCGTTCTCGATCGGCATCCCCTCAGGTCCCGATTCAGTGGCCGGCTCACGAGTCTGCAATCGGTGGCCGACGACGCCCTGAGTGCGAGGCTCACGGGCGGGCCGGTGCGCCGAAACATGCAGGCGCGGCGTATAGGGCCACTCCGGCGTGCTGAGCCCCCGAAGGACGAACACCGTCTCATGGCTGAAGAACTGCCCCTCCGCGAGTCGGGGCGCGTAGGCCCGGCACCGCTCGAAGATGCTGTCGTCGTCGCCGAGCGACCGCGAGCGCACGCCGTGGAAGGGGGCGACGAGGTCGGAGGCACGGAGGCGGGTCCTGCTCGCGCCCCTTCTGAGGGCTTCCGTGACGTGGAATCGGTCGGGCAAGGACTCCGGGAGGGGGTGGCGTCGAGTCATGCTCCAGGATCCCGACCGACCGTCCGCACGGCCGAGTTCTCCACAGCCTTTGACGCCTGGCGTGCACCTGTGGAGGAGGCGCCCTATCTCCCGCCGACCAGAGAATGTCCCACTTTTTGCTGGTGAGAAGCGCACCAATCGACCACGAGTGGGACACGCACCGCCATAAGTGGGACAAGGGCGCGGGAACGCGGCAAGCGCTGGCTACGCCGACTCGCGCACGCCCCCGCGTCGCGCGAACAACCAGCGCGGTGCGCCCAGAACCAGTGCGGCGCGAGGGACTAACGCGGCGCGCCCAGAATCAGTGCGGCGCGAAGGACCAGCGCGGTGCGCCCAGAACCCGCGCCGCGCGCACGCAGCGCACACGCCGACGCCCCGCCCCGCGCGAGCGGAACGGGGCGTCGAAGCGGAATGCTCAGCCGAACAGGGCGGCGGCCTCCTCGTAGCGGTACAGCGGCACGCTGTTGAGCTCGCCGAGCGCGTCGGCGAAGGGGACGCGCACGATGTCGGTGCCGCGCATCGCGACCATCTGCCCCCAGGCTCCCTCGTGCAGGGCGTCGGCGGCGTGGAGGCCGAGGCGCGTCGCGAGGACGCGGTCGAACGCCGACGGCGAGCCGCCGCGCTGGATGTGGCCGAGGACCGTCGAGCGGGTCTCGATGCCGGTGAGGCGCTCGATCTCGGGGGCGAGGAGCTCGCCGATGCCGCCGAGGCGGGGACGGTTGAAGGCATCCAGGCCCTTGTCGCTGAAGGCCTCGTCCATGCCGGTGAGCTTGAAGCCCTCGGACACGACGACCAGAGGCGCGCGACCGCGGTCGTGGGCGCGGGTGACCTGCTCGACGATCTCATCGATCGACATCGGCACCTCGGGGATGCAGATGACGTGGGCGCCCGCGGCGATCCCGGCGTGGAGCGCGATCCAGCCGACGTGGCGCCCCATGACCTCGGCGACCATGCAGCGCTGGTGCGAGTCGCCGGTCGTGCGGAGGCGGTCCATGGCATCCGTCGCGATGTTGACGGCGGTGTCGAATCCGAACGAGTAGTCGGTGGCGCGCAGGTCGTTGTCGATCGTCTTCGGCACGCCGAGGACGTTGATGCCGTCCTTCGACAGACGGTCGGCCGCGGCGAGGGTACCCTCGCCGCCGATGGCCAGGATGCCGTCGATCCGGTGCCCGTAGAGCGTCTTCGAGATGTTCTCGGCGCCGCCGCGCACGCCCTCGTAGGGGTTGGTCCGGCTCGTGCCGAGGATGGTGCCGCCGACCTTCGACAGCCCCTTCACCTCGTGGCGCGTGAGGGGGAAGAAGTCGCCGTCGACCACGCCGCGCCATCCGTCACGGATGCCGACGAACTCGATGTCGTAGTTGGTCGTGCCCTTCAGCACGACGCCACGGATGACCGCGTTGAGACCGGGGCAGTCGCCGCCGCTGGTCAGGATGCCGATCTTCATGGGCAAAGTCCTCAAGTGCTGTGGTTCGGGTGGAGGGTCGGCGCCGTTGCCGTCTTCGACCCTATCGCCGCGGGCGGGAACGGTGCCACACGGCGAGTCCGGATGCCGACGCCGGAGCCGTCCCACCCCCGTCCGAAGGGCACGAACGA
This portion of the Microbacterium testaceum StLB037 genome encodes:
- a CDS encoding inorganic phosphate transporter, giving the protein MESAALVIVLVIGLALFFDFTNGFHDTANAMATPIATGALKPKVAVLLAACLNLVGAFLSTEVAKTISGGMIREDQLSPDIFPPIIFAGLIGAITWNMLTWLLGLPSSSSHALFGGLIGATLVGVGVSAIDTGVVLSKVILPALIAPLTAGIIAFTVTKIAYGITRRYDTKADGRDGFRWGQIFTSSLVALAHGTNDAQKTMGVITLALITVGWQSASDPDPHIWVVLACAITIALGTYMGGWRIIRTLGKGLTDVKPAQGFSAETSTAATILASSALGFALSTTQVASGSVIGSGLGRRGSTVRWNTVGRIMIGWVLTLPAAGAVGAAAALIVVWLGGWGVAVDAVIAVVIILGLFLRSRRDSVTSANAMSEVADSGAAVKVPRKPGPTRRQRRLERSGKDDA
- a CDS encoding S9 family peptidase, whose product is MTDIDVSSVPPVAARRPVARSHHGDTFDDPYEWLRAKDDAEVVAHLEAENAYTDARTAHLASLRDEIFGEIKGRTLETDLSVPVRRGEWWYYGRTVAGAQYGIQCRAPLSSPDDWTPPALSPDEPVPGEQVLFDGNVEAEGTDFFSLGSFEISNDGTRMLYGIDVAGDERYTVRVRDLTTGETLPDEIPGTFSGATFSPDGRFIVYTTVDDAWRPDTVWLHEIGTAVDADEKLFHEPDERYWVGADFTRSDRYLVIGVGSSITSEDRLIDADDLRGEARIVWPRREGVEYSVDHAVVDGEDVLYILHNDDALDFELVRVSASDPEGSREIVVPHRGGQRLLGVDTFRDWGIIAYRRDGLARLAMLSYADGAVDEITFDEPLYSVGTGGNPEWAPPVLRVGYGSFVTPGTVYDYVIETGELLLRKRQPVLGDFDPADYGQARVWAPAEDGTQVPVSLVWKRSFGEPGSSPRPVHLYGYGSYEHSIEPGFSVPRLSLLDRGVIFAVAHVRGGGEMGRQWYEDGKLLAKRNTFTDFVAAGRHLVAEGYTTPDRIVAEGGSAGGLLMGAVANLAPELFAGILADVPFVDALTTILDPSLPLTVIEWDEWGDPLHNADVYAYMKSYSPYENVRSGVEYPRILAVTSLNDTRVLYVEPAKWVQRLREVGADALLKCEMVAGHGGVSGRYNAWRERAFELAWLLDVLGVAE
- a CDS encoding DUF559 domain-containing protein, translating into MPIENAVRAWRQCGRLWPLDDLVAGADALLAGRQPIACVADLDAEISLMGDVRGGVLRRALALARPGVRSPRETRLRLLLVRHGLPEPDVNIDIFSVRGDFIAEVDLAFEKWRVAVEYDGRVHAEDPRQFARDADRWAAIRDAGWDHVRILNHHFRGDGAAAVGLARAALLRAGWRPGQ
- a CDS encoding 6-phosphofructokinase — protein: MKIGILTSGGDCPGLNAVIRGVVLKGTTNYDIEFVGIRDGWRGVVDGDFFPLTRHEVKGLSKVGGTILGTSRTNPYEGVRGGAENISKTLYGHRIDGILAIGGEGTLAAADRLSKDGINVLGVPKTIDNDLRATDYSFGFDTAVNIATDAMDRLRTTGDSHQRCMVAEVMGRHVGWIALHAGIAAGAHVICIPEVPMSIDEIVEQVTRAHDRGRAPLVVVSEGFKLTGMDEAFSDKGLDAFNRPRLGGIGELLAPEIERLTGIETRSTVLGHIQRGGSPSAFDRVLATRLGLHAADALHEGAWGQMVAMRGTDIVRVPFADALGELNSVPLYRYEEAAALFG